The following nucleotide sequence is from Streptomyces pactum.
GGCCGCGCGGCGGGTGGCGAGGGGCCCGGCCGGCCCACCATCCGGGCGCGGAAAGGGAGTTCGGGCGGGGGCGGCCGGGGTAGGGGCCTCTGTTCGGCAGGTGATCGATCGAAATCACCTGGGAAGCGAAGGCCGGTACCGAGGTGAGGTGGGCCATGGTGTAGACCTTGGGGAAGTTTGCGGGAAACACCCGCTGACCGCGCCGTGGCGGCGACCGGACGCCCCGGTGCGTGCACATGGACATGGACGATGTGAAAGGGCGGGTGAGCGGCTGTGCGGCGTCGGCGGTTCCTGGGTGTCTCGGCGGCGGGCGCGGCCACCGCGGCGATCACCCCCGCACTGACCTCCTGCGGCGGTGGCGGCGGGGGTTCGGGGACGACACTCACCGTGGTCGCGGCCGACTACGGCGACAGCGCCGCCAACGGGTCGCAGGAGTACTGGGACAAGCTCGCGCGGGCCTTCGAGGCCGAGCACGAGGACATCGAGGTGGACGTCAAGGTCTACAGCTGGACCGAGGTGGACCGGAAGGTCGCCGACATGGTCCGCCGCGGCGAGGCGCCGGACCTGGCCCAGATCGGCGCGTACGCCGACTTCGCCGCCGCGGGCAAGCTCTACCGCGCCGACCAGCTGCTCTCCATATCCACCCAGGCCGGGTTCATCGAGTCGATAGCCGAGGCCGGCAAGGTGGGCCGGGTGCAGTACGGCCTGCCCTTCGTGGCCAGCGCGCGGCTGCTGTTCTACAACAAGACGCTCTTCGAGCAGGCCGGCATCACCGCCGCGCCCACCGACTGGGACGAGCTGAAGGACGCCGCGGAGAAGCTCAAGACGGCCGGGGTGAAGATCCCCTACGGGCTGCCGCTCGGCCCCGAGGAGGCACCCGCCGAGACGATGCTGTGGATGCTCAGCGGCGGCGGTGGCTACACCGACACCAACGGCACCTACACCCTCGACTCGCCGGAGAACGTCAAGACCTTCGAGTGGCTCCGCGACGAGCTGGTCGGCGAACACCTCACCGGCCCCGGCACCCCCGGCCGCACCAACCGCCAGCAGCTCTTCGACGCCTTCGCCCGCGGCGAGGTCGGCATGCTCAACGGCCACCCCACGCTGATGAAGCAGGCGGAGAAGGGCGGCGTGAAGTACGGCACCGCCCCGCTGCCCGGCATCCACGGCAAGGCGCGCTCCACCATGGGCATCGCCGACTGGATGATGGCCTTCAAGCAGAACGGGCGGCAGGAGGAGATCGGCCGCTTCCTGGACTTCGTGTACGCCAAGGAGAACGTGCTGGAGTTCGCCGTCCGGTACGACCTGCTGCCGGTCACCGCCGCCGCGTCCGACGCGATGCGCGAGAGCCGCGATCACAAGCGGCTCTGGCAGTTCCTGGACGAACTCCGGCACGCGGAGTTCCTGCCGTACAGCAAGACCTCCTGGGCGACCGTCAGCAAGGGCCTCAAGGAGAAGATCGGCGCCGTGGTGGCCGAGGGCGGCGACCCGGCGAGCGTGCTCGGGGAGCTGCAGCGCGCCGGTGACGAGGCGGAGGTCGCCGGCCGGTGACCCGGCACCCCCGGCCCCCGGCCGGGCCGGGCGGGTGTGACGGTGGTCATGGTCGTCGTCCGGCGACGTGCGACGGTGGCCGCGGGCACGGGCACGGGCACGGGCGCGGTGCGGCGGGGTGTGACGGTGGTCGCGGGCGTCCTCCGGCCGGGTGTGACGGTGGCCGCGGACACCGTACGGCCGGCGGTGGCAAGGTGGAGGGGTGAGCGCACGCCCCGACCAGCACCCCGACCCCGGCCCGGACGACCCGTCCGCACCGGCCCCGGACCGTGCGCGGCCCGGGCCGGCCGACGAGCGCGCGGAGCCGGTGGGCGAGCGCGTGCGGCCGAGGGCCGAGCGCGGGCAGCCCCGTGGCGGGCGCGGGGCGGGCGCGGAGGGCGCCGACGGGGGACCGGGCGCGGCGGATCAGACCGCCGGGGCGTCCGGGGCCGAGGTGGCGCCCGAGGCCGATGTGGTGTCCGGGGCCGGTGCGGTGTCCGCGGACGAGGGCGCGCCGGGCGCCGGTGCGGTGCCCGGACCGGGCGGTCTCTCCGAGCGGGACGTCGCGGTGCTGGCGATGGAGCGGCGGGGCTGGCCGGGCCCGGGCGCCAAGGAGCGCGCGATACGCGAACGGCTGGGCATCACCCCGACCCGTTATTACCAGCTGCTCAACGCCCTGCTCGACGACCCGGCCGCGCTGCGGCACGACCCGGTGACCGTCAACCGCCTCCGCCGCGTCCGGGCGGCCCGCCGCGCCCGCCGCTGAGCCGGTTCGCGTCGCGCCTGCGTTCAGGGCCGAGCGGGTCCGTGCCCGTGGTGCCCTGCGGTGAGGGGGCAGTGCACGTCGAGCCCGCCGCTGAGCGGGCCGGGACGCGCCCGCGTCCGGGGCCGAGCGGGGCCGGGCCCGCATGCCGCCGGACCGTGGGGCGGGCGGGCCCACGGACCGTGGGATCGGTGTGTCCGGGCGCCGGGGCGGCCCGCCGGGACCGGGGTAACCCCGCCGGGTGCGGGTATGGTCGCCGCATGGGCCACAGCCATCCTTCCCCGCGTTCCACCGGTGGTGCCCCCCTCCCGGAGCCCGCCACCCCGGCCGGCCGGGACGGCCTCGCCGCGTTGCTGGCGGACCCCGGCCGGGCCGTGGTCGCCCTCGACTTCGACGGCACGCTGGCCGAGATCGTGCCCGACCCCGAGCAGGCCCGGGCACACCCCGGGGCGGTGCCGGCGCTGGTCCGGCTCGCCCCCCACCTGCGGTCCGTCGTGGTGATCACCGGGCGGCCCGCCGAGGTCGCGGTGCGGTACGGCGGTTTCGCCGGGGTGCCCGGCCTGGAGCGGCTCGTCGTCCTGGGCCACTACGGCGCCGAGCGCTGGGACGCGGCGACCGGCGCCGTCACCGCGCCCGACCCGCACCCGGGCGTGGCCGCCGTCCGGGCAGAGCTGCCCGGGGTGCTCGCCTCCGTCGGCGCGGCGCGCGGCGTCACGGAGACCGGGTTCGCCGGGCAGCTGCACATCGAGGAGAAGGGCGACCGGGCGGTCGCCGTGCACACCCGTCGGGCCCCGGACCCGCAGGCCGTCTTCGAGGCGCTGCGCGAACCGCTGGGGCGGCTGGCGGAGCGGCACGGGCTGATCGTGGAGCCCGGCCGCCTGGTGCTGGAGCTGCGCCCGCCGGGCATGGACAAGGGCGTCGCGCTCAACGGGTACCTGGCCGAGTCCGACGCCGGCCCGGTGCTGTACGCGGGCGACGACCTGGGCGACCTGGCGGCCCTCGGGGCCGTGGAGGCCCGGCGCGCCGAGGGGCTGCCGGGGCTGCTGGTGTGCAGCGGCAGCAGTGAGGTGGCCGAACTCGCCGCCCGGGCCGACCTGGTGGTGGACGGGCCGAAGGGTGTCGTGGGGCTGCTGGACGCCCTCGCCGACGAGCTGGCGCCGCCCCGGACGGGCTGACGCCCCGCCACGCGGACGGACCGACACCGCGCCGGCCGCGCTGCCCGAAGCGCGCCGGCCGTGTTGTTCCGGGCGCGCTGACGCCGCGCCGCCGGCCCCCGCCCTGGACGCGCTGACGTGCTTCCGGACGCGCCGCCACGCCCCCGAGCGGCCGGTGGCGCGGCGGCGCGGCGGTACGACGCCTTCTCGCCGTACCTCACCCGCCGCCGGGCCGGGACCCGGCCGGGCCGGGGCGCCGGTGCGGGGGAGCGGGGCCGGGGCGGCCGGCTCCGCACCTCGGGGTGCGGGAGGTGGCGCGGTGGGGTCAGCCGGCGTCCAGGGCCCGGAGCTGGGCCAGGAACCAGTCCCGGGGCGGCAGTGCGGTGGCCGCCGTGGCGAGCCGCCGGTTCCGCTCGGCCCGTTCCCCCTCCGGCATCACCAGCGCCTCGTGCAGGGCCCGCGCGGTGGCCTCCACGTCGTACGGGTTCACCACCAGGGCGTCCTCGCCCAGTTCGGCGCAGGCCCCCGCCTCCCGGGAGAGCACCAGCGCGCAGCCCGCCTCGGAGACCACCGGGACCTCCTTGGCGACCAGGTTCATCCCGTCCCGGATCGGGTTCACCAGGGCCACGTCCGCCAGCCGGTACGCGGCCAGCGAGCGGGCGAAGTCGTCCTTCACGTGCAGCGCGACCGGCTCCCAGTCCGGCGTGCCGAAGGTGGCATTGATCTCCTCGGCGACCCGGCGCACCTCCTCGGTGTACTCCCGGTAGACCGCCAGGTCCTGGCGGGACGGGTAGGCGAACGCGATGTGCACCACCCGGCCGTGCCACTGCGGGTGCTGCTCCAGCAGCCGGCGGAAGGCGAGCAGGCCGCGCACGATGTTCTTGGACAGCTCGGTGCGGTCCACCCGCACGATGGTCTTCCGCCCGGCGCCGATCTGCGCCCGCAGCGCCGCCAGCCGCTCGTCCACGTCCGGCTGCCGGGACCGCTGCCGCAGGAACTCCGCGTCCGCCCCCAGCCCGTGCACCCCGATGCGGGTGGTGCGGCCCTCGAACTCCACGATCAGCCGGCCGCCGGCCGCCGCGGCGGCCGCCTCGGAGCCGCGCACCGCCTCGCGGATCGCCTCGCGGACCGCCTCCGCGCCCTGCACCTCCGCGTCCGGCTCCGCCGCCCCGTCCGTCTCCTGCTCCGGGACGCGGCGCACCGTGGCGCCGAGCACCCGTTCGCAGCACTCGGCGAAGGCGTCCGCCCAGCGGCGGGTGAGGAACGCGGCGCGGTTGCCGCCCAGGATGCCGCGGAGCACCTGCGCCGCGACGTCGTCGGGCAGCAGCCGGAAGTAGTCCGGCGGGGCCCAGGGGGTGTGCGAGAAGTGCCCGATCCGCAGGTCCGGCCGCAGCTCGCGCAGCATGCCCGGGACGAGCACCAGGTGGTAGTCCTGCACCAGGACGAAGGCGCCCTCGGCGGCCTCCTGGGCCAGGGCGTCCGCGAATGCCGCGTTGTACCTCTCGTACGCCGCCCAGCGGTCCCGGAACCGGTCGTCGAAGACGGGGTCGAGCGGGGTCTGGTAGAGCATGTGGTGGACGAACCACAGCACCGAGTTGGCGATGTCGTTGTACGCGGCGGTGAAGGTCTCGGGGGCGATGTCGAGCATCCGCACCCGCTGCCCGCCGGTGTCGGCCGGGTCGAGGTACCGCCCGCGGGCACGCCGTACGGCTTCCCGGTCGCCCTCGCCGAGCGCCGCGCAGACCCACACCGCGTCCGCGTCGGGGCCGATGGCGCTGAGTCCGGAGACCAGGCCGCCGCCGCCGCGCCGGGCGGTGAGCGGGGGGAGACCGTCCGGTCCGGGGGGACCGCCGTCACCGAGGGTGTACGAAACCGGGCCCCGGTTGGACGCGACGAGGACCCGGGCACCGGCACCTGAGGGGTCGAAGGCCATGTCGCGAGCCTAGCCGGGGGATGCCGAACGCAAACGTGACGGCGGACTCACCACGCCGCGGCGATCGCCCCGCCGGCCGGGAACCGGGCGGGTGCGGCGGCGGTCACGCCGGGGCCGGACCCGGCGTGACCGCCGCGGGCCGGGCGAGGACCCGGCGTTGCTCCATCCGGGTGCCGCAGGTACGTCCCGCCCGGGCCCTGCCACCGGGCCGCGGCGTACCCCGGCGGGTCGTGCCATTGCCCGGCCGGCCGCCGCGTACCCCGGCCGGCCGGGGTACCGGTCACGCGGCGCGACGGGCCGCGTACTCCGGTATCGCGGTCATCGGCGGGCGCTCCTCGGTGTCCACCGGTGTGGTGGACGGCGTGAAGCCGTCCGCGGTGCGTTCGTACTGGGTGAGCTGCGGCCGGACCAGGTGGCCGCGGGCCAGCCGTACCTGCGCGGTGCGGTAGATCGCGGCGGCCATCCGGCCCAGCGCCTGGCCGTCCTGGTGCCGGTGCTTGCGGGTCCCCACGTCCACCTGGGCCAGCGCGTCCAGCCCCACCGTGTGCAGGGCGTCCACCAGCAGCCCGAGTTCCACGCCGTACCCGACGGGGAACGGCAGCCGCTCCAGCAGCCCGCGGCGGGCCGCGTACTCGCCGCCCAGCGGCTGCACGAACCCGGCCAGGCGGGGCCAGTGCAGGTTGAGCAGCGGGCGGGCGACCAGTTCGGTGACCCGGCCGCCCTCGGCGGTGGCCGAGCCCAGCGGGCGGTCGTACATCGCCTTGACGAACTGCACGTCCGGCTCGGTCAGCAGCGGTCCCACGATCCCGGAGACGAACCGGGCCGAGAAGTCGCGCAGATCGGCGTCGATGAAGCAGACCACGTCGCCGCTGGTGACGAGCAGCGAGCGCCACAGCACCTCGCCCTTGCCGGGCAGCGCGGGCAGCCGGGGGAGGATCCGGTCGCGGTGGACCACCCGCGCCCCGGCCGCGGCGGCGACCGCCGCGGTGCGGTCGGTGGAACCGGAGTCCAGCACCACCAGTTCGTCCACGAGCGGGCACTGCGGGGTCATCAGCTCGCGCCGGATCGTTCCGGCGATCGCGCCGACCGTCGCCTCCTCGTTGAGCGCGGGAAGCACCACGCTCACCGTGGTCCCGGTGGCCTCCTTGGCCGCGAGGAGCTGGGCGGGCGGACGGTCGGCCGCGGACCAGGACCGCCGCGTCCACCAGCGCTCAACCTCTTCCAGCACGTCTACGACTCCCCTGCTGTTGCGATCGGCTGTTGTGGTCAGTGTGACGCCCGTGCCGGACACGAGGGCGATCCGGCCTCCCGGTACCCCGTCGAAGACCCGTCCCGGACCGGTGGGGTCATCGTCACGGAGGCGGGCGACCGCCCACGGACCGGACGGGGCGGGGTCGCGGGCCGGACGGACGGCCGCCGGACCGGACGGACGACCGTCGCGTCCGCGCCGGATCCCGGGCCCGGCGGCCGGCGTGTGCCGCGCGCCGGGG
It contains:
- a CDS encoding alpha,alpha-trehalose-phosphate synthase (UDP-forming), producing the protein MAFDPSGAGARVLVASNRGPVSYTLGDGGPPGPDGLPPLTARRGGGGLVSGLSAIGPDADAVWVCAALGEGDREAVRRARGRYLDPADTGGQRVRMLDIAPETFTAAYNDIANSVLWFVHHMLYQTPLDPVFDDRFRDRWAAYERYNAAFADALAQEAAEGAFVLVQDYHLVLVPGMLRELRPDLRIGHFSHTPWAPPDYFRLLPDDVAAQVLRGILGGNRAAFLTRRWADAFAECCERVLGATVRRVPEQETDGAAEPDAEVQGAEAVREAIREAVRGSEAAAAAAGGRLIVEFEGRTTRIGVHGLGADAEFLRQRSRQPDVDERLAALRAQIGAGRKTIVRVDRTELSKNIVRGLLAFRRLLEQHPQWHGRVVHIAFAYPSRQDLAVYREYTEEVRRVAEEINATFGTPDWEPVALHVKDDFARSLAAYRLADVALVNPIRDGMNLVAKEVPVVSEAGCALVLSREAGACAELGEDALVVNPYDVEATARALHEALVMPEGERAERNRRLATAATALPPRDWFLAQLRALDAG
- a CDS encoding DUF3263 domain-containing protein, whose product is MSADEGAPGAGAVPGPGGLSERDVAVLAMERRGWPGPGAKERAIRERLGITPTRYYQLLNALLDDPAALRHDPVTVNRLRRVRAARRARR
- a CDS encoding extracellular solute-binding protein; this translates as MRRRRFLGVSAAGAATAAITPALTSCGGGGGGSGTTLTVVAADYGDSAANGSQEYWDKLARAFEAEHEDIEVDVKVYSWTEVDRKVADMVRRGEAPDLAQIGAYADFAAAGKLYRADQLLSISTQAGFIESIAEAGKVGRVQYGLPFVASARLLFYNKTLFEQAGITAAPTDWDELKDAAEKLKTAGVKIPYGLPLGPEEAPAETMLWMLSGGGGYTDTNGTYTLDSPENVKTFEWLRDELVGEHLTGPGTPGRTNRQQLFDAFARGEVGMLNGHPTLMKQAEKGGVKYGTAPLPGIHGKARSTMGIADWMMAFKQNGRQEEIGRFLDFVYAKENVLEFAVRYDLLPVTAAASDAMRESRDHKRLWQFLDELRHAEFLPYSKTSWATVSKGLKEKIGAVVAEGGDPASVLGELQRAGDEAEVAGR
- a CDS encoding glucosyl-3-phosphoglycerate synthase, translating into MLEEVERWWTRRSWSAADRPPAQLLAAKEATGTTVSVVLPALNEEATVGAIAGTIRRELMTPQCPLVDELVVLDSGSTDRTAAVAAAAGARVVHRDRILPRLPALPGKGEVLWRSLLVTSGDVVCFIDADLRDFSARFVSGIVGPLLTEPDVQFVKAMYDRPLGSATAEGGRVTELVARPLLNLHWPRLAGFVQPLGGEYAARRGLLERLPFPVGYGVELGLLVDALHTVGLDALAQVDVGTRKHRHQDGQALGRMAAAIYRTAQVRLARGHLVRPQLTQYERTADGFTPSTTPVDTEERPPMTAIPEYAARRAA
- the otsB gene encoding trehalose-phosphatase, giving the protein MGHSHPSPRSTGGAPLPEPATPAGRDGLAALLADPGRAVVALDFDGTLAEIVPDPEQARAHPGAVPALVRLAPHLRSVVVITGRPAEVAVRYGGFAGVPGLERLVVLGHYGAERWDAATGAVTAPDPHPGVAAVRAELPGVLASVGAARGVTETGFAGQLHIEEKGDRAVAVHTRRAPDPQAVFEALREPLGRLAERHGLIVEPGRLVLELRPPGMDKGVALNGYLAESDAGPVLYAGDDLGDLAALGAVEARRAEGLPGLLVCSGSSEVAELAARADLVVDGPKGVVGLLDALADELAPPRTG